In Streptomyces sp. Li-HN-5-11, the sequence GCGGCCTTCGGACTGCTGCAGTGGGCCTTCCGGGCGGGAACCCTCGTCGCCTCCCAGCCCGCCCTCACCCTTGGGGATGCCCTGACCAGCATGGCGCTCGGCTGGGCGCTGTTCGGGGAACACATCGGCCTGGGTGTGCGGATGCTGCCCGAGGCGGCCGGCGTCGGCCTCCTCGCGGCGGGCACGGTCGGGCTGGCTCGCGCCCCCGCCGTGTCGGGCAAGTGGGACGCCGACCCGGCGCCCGAAGAGGATCCCGAACGGGGCAGGGCGGAGGCGGAGAGGCCGTGAGGTGGGGGAGAGGCCGTGAGGTCGTAGGGACCCCGAGGTGAGGAGGAGACAACGGGTGACAGGACCAGGGAAGGCGAACGGGCGGAGCGGTCCGCGTGCCGTCGCGGGCCTCGCCGCGGCGGCCCTCGTACCGCCGGCCGCCGTCGCCGCCGCGCACATCGTCCCGGCCGCCACATGGCTGCCCCGATTCCGGGCCGTCTGCTTCCCGCGCCTCGCCGGAATCGGCCGCGCCGGCCATGTCGCGCTCACCTTCGACGACGGCCCCGACCCCGCCTGCACCCCGCACTTCCTGGACGCGCTGGACCGGCTCGCCGTGCGTGCCACGTTCTTCGTGCTCGGCGAGAGCGTGGCCAGGTACCCGGAGCTCAGCCGGCACATCACGGAGCGGGGACACGAACTCGCCGTACACGGGTGGACCCACAGCCGCCCGTGGCTGCCCGCTTTGGGCCGGGACAGCCGGGAGACCGCGCGGGCGGCGCAGGTCGTGCACGACACCACGGGTCTGCGGCCGCAGTGGTACCGCCCTCCCTACGGGATCCTGACCTCGGGCCGCTGGGCGGCCGCCCGCCGTGCCGGTCTGCGTCCCGTGCTGTGGACCGCGTGGGGGAAGGACTGGACGGCGGAGGCGACCCCCGCGTCGGTGCGCGCGACGGTGGGGGCGGATCTGCGCGGCGGCGGCACGATCCTCCTGCACGACTCCGACCGGGCCTCGTCCCCGGGCTGCTGGCGCGCGGCCCTCGGCGCCCTGCCCGGCCTGGTCGCGGCCTGCCGTGACGCCGGCTGGGAGGTCGGCCCCCTGTCCGAGCACGGAGTGGGCGAGGAGCGCACCCGGCGGCCCGCCGGCCGGGCGTGACCGGGTGCCTCGTCACCACCGCGTACGGCGCCGGCCGTCGCTCCTGGTGGAGCGACGGCCGGCGTATGCGCCTTTGGGCAGCGGCCCGCCTCAGCGGACCTGCCCGGGCACCACGGCGAGGGCTCAGACCCGTTCCGTCCTGGCCATGGTGGCTGTCACCAGGCTCAGCAGGACGGCCACGGCGCCGGTGATGACATTGCTGACGATCACCCCGGCCGTCGTGGGCGCGCCGGAGACGACCCACGGGCTGATGATCGTCCAGACGCCGATCACGCCGGCGACCCATCCCATGCCGTAGGTGCGTTCGTACGCCGAGCCGAAGCCGAGCGCCAGGATCGCCAGGGCGAGACCCGTGACGAGGTTGCTGACGGTCAGTGTGGTACTCGTGTTGAACCCGACCACCCACGGGGAGATCGCCAGGTAGAGGCCGGTCAGCAGGCCGAGCCCCTCGGTGGCCTGGGCGATCGGCCGAGCCGACGCCTGGGCGTAGCGGGTGCGCAGCTCCATGATGTCGGGGTGCTGCTCGATACGGGAGTGTTGCGTGGCCACCTTGGTCACTCCTTCCTTCGACTGTCGTGCTGACGATGGGTGGGTATCCCGATCGCCCGAAGCGATTCATTGCACACGGCAAAGATTTGTGTGAATGACGAGTGGGACCACCCGCAGGGCCTACCGGCACCCGTCGCCTCGTACGCTCGACGCCATGTCTGCCCACGTCCTGGTCCTCGGCGGCACCACCGAGGCACGCGAACTGGCCGCGGCGCTGGCGGCTCGCCCCGGCGTGCGGGTGACCACCTCGCTGGCCGGGCGCGTCGCCCGGCCGGGCGCGCAGACCGGCGACGTGCGCGTCGGCGGCTTCGGCGGGACGGAGGGGCTGGCCGCCTGGTTGCGCGAGCACGGCGTGGACGCGGTCGTGGACGCCACACACCCCTTCGCCGCGTCGATCACGCGGAACGCGGCGCGGGCCGCGGCCATGACCGGCGTGCCGTTGGTGGTCCTGCGCCGGCCCGGCTGGCTGCCGGGTCCCGGGGACCGCTGGCACCCGGTCGCCTCGCTCGACGCCGCGGCCGAGCTGCTGCCACGGCTGGGGCGCCGGGTGTTCCTGACCACGGGGCGGCTGGGCCTCGCGGCCTTCGCCCACCTGACCGGGCTGCACTTCGTCGTGCGGTCGGTGGAGCCGCCCGGGCAGCCGCAGCCGCCGGACACGCGGCTCATCCAGGCCCGGGGGCCGTTCACCCTGTCCGGCGAGCGGGCCCTGCTCCGTACGCACCGCATCGACGTGCTGGTGACCAAGGACAGCGGGGGAACGGCCACGGCACCCAAACTCACCGCCGCGCGGGAGCTGGGCCTGCCCGTCGTCGTCGTACGGCGGCCGCCGCTGCCGGACGGGCTGAGCGCGGTACCGGACGTGAGAGCGGCACTGGACCGGCTGGGACCGGTCGCGGGCTGACGCGACACGCGCCCCGGCCCATGCTCCCCTCCTTCTTTACTCGTCGTCCTTCGGCTTGCGGCGCAGCAGGTAGGTGTCCATGATCCAGCCCTTGCGCTCACGGGCCTCGGCCCGCAGCCGCTCGATGCGCGGCGCG encodes:
- a CDS encoding SPW repeat protein; the encoded protein is MATQHSRIEQHPDIMELRTRYAQASARPIAQATEGLGLLTGLYLAISPWVVGFNTSTTLTVSNLVTGLALAILALGFGSAYERTYGMGWVAGVIGVWTIISPWVVSGAPTTAGVIVSNVITGAVAVLLSLVTATMARTERV
- a CDS encoding polysaccharide deacetylase family protein — translated: MTGPGKANGRSGPRAVAGLAAAALVPPAAVAAAHIVPAATWLPRFRAVCFPRLAGIGRAGHVALTFDDGPDPACTPHFLDALDRLAVRATFFVLGESVARYPELSRHITERGHELAVHGWTHSRPWLPALGRDSRETARAAQVVHDTTGLRPQWYRPPYGILTSGRWAAARRAGLRPVLWTAWGKDWTAEATPASVRATVGADLRGGGTILLHDSDRASSPGCWRAALGALPGLVAACRDAGWEVGPLSEHGVGEERTRRPAGRA
- a CDS encoding cobalt-precorrin-6A reductase: MSAHVLVLGGTTEARELAAALAARPGVRVTTSLAGRVARPGAQTGDVRVGGFGGTEGLAAWLREHGVDAVVDATHPFAASITRNAARAAAMTGVPLVVLRRPGWLPGPGDRWHPVASLDAAAELLPRLGRRVFLTTGRLGLAAFAHLTGLHFVVRSVEPPGQPQPPDTRLIQARGPFTLSGERALLRTHRIDVLVTKDSGGTATAPKLTAARELGLPVVVVRRPPLPDGLSAVPDVRAALDRLGPVAG